From Ndongobacter massiliensis:
TTGATACCATTCCTGCATTCGTTGCACCATTCCGACCGAACCGCCCCGCGGGATCCCGGCGCTACCGCTTGTATAAAACGCATAAGAAGTAAGCAAGGTCATTGCAAGGAAATCTTTTGGAAAGAATGCGCTCATCATCAACTTCATCAAAGGATGGTGAAATCTCTCCGCCAATTCAGCAATCGTAATATTGCCATAAATCTGATAGGCTTTTGAAGCCCCTTTCATGCCCATGGCCATTTTTATATATTGAAACATATTCATATGCGCCGGCGATTTTTCACAGGGCGGTTGTATGCATTCCGCCTGCCGCACGGAATCAAAAAAGAGATTGATTTCCCGCGCATCTTCCGGTGCGATGGCTAAAAATTCCGCCCTGCTTTTTTCAAGATTTCTGTCGAAGGTCAGTATCTTGTCTTCCGCCTGCAAAGTATAAAAGGTCGGTTCATAGTAAATTTCAACATCCGCATTCAGCACGCCTAACTCGTTCCAAAGATGATATAGGGCATTTTCTTTATTACATCCGACAAGCCAATGGATGCAGTTATCAATGTGATACCCCTGACGGTTCCAGCCTGTGCACTCCCCGCCGGCCATCTTATTTTTTTCAAGGATTACGGTCTGATACCCCTGTTTTTGAGCGAAAATTCCGGCGCTTAAACCGGAGATTCCGCCACCTACGATTACAAGCTTATCCATACTCTCGTACCTCGCCGTCTATTCTTATAAATTATTATACTACGCAGGGCAGCTGCATTACACGGTGATCGATTAGAATCGCACCACCGCAGGAGCTCGAAAGGAGAAGAAAATAAAATTTTTGGTAACTTTTTGGTAACCATAAAAAAAGAGAACGTTGAAATTTCAACATTCTCTAGCTTAGTGGTGGAGATGGAGGGGGTCGAACCCTCGTCCAAAAACACTTCCCGGGAAATCTCTCCGAGCGCAGTTTATTTGCATTTTTCCCCGCTCACCAAGAAAACAAACAAACAAAGTGAACAGGTAGCTTCATCATTTCTGAATCGCACGCAAAGCTTAATGCGATCCGTTCCCCGACATTGTTGAGGTCAGCGGGCGCGTTACGGGTCCACACCCGGGACCGGCAGCCTTTAGGCTGCGTATGCTAATTCTTGATCGTTAGCGTTTATATTTAGTTGTCTTGTTTTACGTCTACGACCCGACGGCTCGCTATTTCCCCTTCCGTATCCCTGTCGAAACCAAGCTCATCCCCAAGCACTTATAGTATAGCATGCGCGGAAAAATGCGTCAAAGCGGCGATTTGGAAATCGGTTCGTCCCGATCGCCGCTTTGATCCCCCCAATCAGCAACTTCAAAAGGCTTCGCAAGATCCGCACGTCCGCGGCGTCATTCGCCCACGGTCAGATTGTCAAAATAACCCTGAATGAGGACAATCGGCGTACCCTTGTCCCCGCTGCCCGATGTCAAATCGGCCAAAGAGCCGAGCAAATCCGTAATGCGACGCGGCGTGGTGCCTTCGGAAAGCATTTTACCCTTCAAATCGGACTGCTTGGCGCGAATGTCGTGGCGAATCGCCCGATCCAGTTCCTCGCCACGCAGGTCGCCGTAGTTGTTGTCCGCCAGAAACTTGATTTTTAACTCATTCGGCACGCCCTCAAGCCCTTCCGTGTAGGCGGGCGAAACCACCGGATCCGCCAATTCCCAGATGCCGCCGACGGGATCGCGGAAAGCCCCGTCTCCGTAGATCATGACCTCAATCTGTTTTCCTGTGCTTTCGCGCAGGCGGCGTGCAATTTCGTTGACAATCGGTGCCGGATCTTCGGGGAAAAGTTTGACGCTCTCGTCCGTCGCTTTGTTGCTGCCCAAAAGTCCATACCGCGAATTAAAACCACTTCCATCCACCGACTCGGTCAGAATGTCACAGAGATTGTAGACCTGCTCTGCGCCGGCGTCCTTCAGAATGCGCTTGGTGCGTTTACGCGTATGGATATCACAAGTCAAGATTTGATCCGTGTAGGAAAGAATTGCCGTCGGCTGATTCGCCAGAAAAATTTCCACTTCACAATGTTCCGCCTCGATCAACGCCCGGTAGTATTGGAGATAGTCGACCCCGGTGAATTCGTGTGGATTCTCACCGAATTTCTCCCGATACTGCGCTTCCGTAAGCACATCCGACCAGGGATTGATGCCGCTTTCGTCCAAGTCATCCTCCGTCATGAGCGCGTTGCCCACTTCGTCGGAAGGGTACCCCACCTGCAAATAAATCTTCTTCGCCCCGCGTGCGACGCCCTTCAAGTTCATGGCAAAGCGGTTGCGGCTTAAAATTGGATGTACCACGCCGATCACGCCCTCCGGAAACTTTCTTCGCACATCCGCCGCGATCTGATCCACCGTGGCGTAATTGCCTGCAGCGCGCGCAACCAATGCTTCTGTCACACATACGACATCGCGATCGTGAAACGAAAATCCTTCATTTTCCGACGCCTTTTGTACCGCATCGACTACAAAATCAACAACATTATCGCCTCGCCGAATAATCGGCCCTCGAATCCCCCTCGAGGTCGTTCCTACCAATCTCATGTAATCCTCCTTGCCGGCCATCCCTATCCTTCAGCCAAGCCGCACCCATTGTACCAAAAACAAGACCCGTTTATTCAATATTTTTCCGCGTAAAACGCAGCGGCAACATTTCCGCCAAAGTCCAAATCTGCACAGTACCCTTTCCGTTTACCAATATGATGGGAAAATCCCCATCACAGAACTCCGCCAGCGCTTGGCGACACACGCCGCACGGTGCCGTAAAAGAATCGCTCAAAACCGAACGATCGCTATTTTTTCCGACAATGGCAATGGCGCGAAAATCGCGCACGCCCTCTGAGACCGCCTTGAACAACGCCGTGCGCTCCGCGCAGCATGTTGGCGAATAGGCGGCCGATTCAATATTGCATCCGCGCCAGATATGCCCCGCGCCGTCCTCCAACGCTGCGCCGACGGTAAAATGTGAATACGGCGCATAAGAATATTCCAGCGCCTGTATCGCCTGCGTAATCAAGGGGCGATAGACACTAGTTTCCATGTTTTCCTCACGCATCAACCGCCTCGCTTTCCCCGTCCTTTACTCCGTCTTTTGTCACGGTAGCAATCACGGGATCCTGTTTCACCGCTGCAGGCGTGTCCGAAAAATGGTAGGCGCCACACACACGTTTGACGGCTTCCACCCCTTTTTTCTCCTCATTCGCACAGACGGTAAAGAGAAGATCC
This genomic window contains:
- a CDS encoding coenzyme F420-0:L-glutamate ligase, with the protein product MRLVGTTSRGIRGPIIRRGDNVVDFVVDAVQKASENEGFSFHDRDVVCVTEALVARAAGNYATVDQIAADVRRKFPEGVIGVVHPILSRNRFAMNLKGVARGAKKIYLQVGYPSDEVGNALMTEDDLDESGINPWSDVLTEAQYREKFGENPHEFTGVDYLQYYRALIEAEHCEVEIFLANQPTAILSYTDQILTCDIHTRKRTKRILKDAGAEQVYNLCDILTESVDGSGFNSRYGLLGSNKATDESVKLFPEDPAPIVNEIARRLRESTGKQIEVMIYGDGAFRDPVGGIWELADPVVSPAYTEGLEGVPNELKIKFLADNNYGDLRGEELDRAIRHDIRAKQSDLKGKMLSEGTTPRRITDLLGSLADLTSGSGDKGTPIVLIQGYFDNLTVGE
- the cdd gene encoding cytidine deaminase; protein product: METSVYRPLITQAIQALEYSYAPYSHFTVGAALEDGAGHIWRGCNIESAAYSPTCCAERTALFKAVSEGVRDFRAIAIVGKNSDRSVLSDSFTAPCGVCRQALAEFCDGDFPIILVNGKGTVQIWTLAEMLPLRFTRKNIE